In Micromonospora sp. NBC_01813, the following are encoded in one genomic region:
- a CDS encoding NAD+ synthase — MPTLRIALAQVNPTVGDLPGNARMVRDFTRAAVDAGGQLIVFPEMMLTGYPVEDLVFRDSFVVAARAGIRRLAAELAADGFGEVPVLVGYLDADGPAAISSQADPGRGPRNALAVLHGGAVVATYFKHHLPNYGVFDEDRYFVPGTALTVVRIGGIDVALTICEDLWQAGGPFTAARRAGVGLVVTVNGSPYELDKDDARLPLVRRRAAEAGATVAYVNLVGGQDELVFDGDSMIVAADGTLLARAPQFVEHLLLHDLELPAADAPVQDVTAGPEATAGTDVEDEMGIDRVVVSDSPSSAPAGAPAAGGLAEPPSTEAEIWSALVLGLRDYVRKNGFSSVVLGLSGGIDSAVVAAIAVDALGADQVVGVSLPSQFSSEHSRSDAAELAKRTGLDYRVEPIQPMVDPFLANISLSGLAVENLQARVRGVILMALSNQEGHLVLTTGNKSELAVGYSTLYGDSVGGFNPIKDVWKSLVWRLAEWRNSDAARRGEEPPIPENSIAKPPSAELRPGQLDTDSLPDYAILDGVLTGYIDGDAGRDELIAAGHDPELVDRVLRMVDLAEYKRRQSAPGTKISIKAFGRDRRLPITNRWREPGDR; from the coding sequence ATGCCGACGCTGCGCATCGCTCTCGCCCAGGTCAATCCCACCGTTGGCGATCTGCCGGGCAACGCCCGGATGGTTCGTGACTTCACCCGCGCCGCGGTGGACGCCGGCGGCCAGCTGATCGTCTTCCCGGAGATGATGCTCACCGGCTATCCGGTGGAGGACCTGGTGTTCCGGGACTCCTTCGTCGTCGCCGCCCGCGCCGGGATTCGCCGGCTCGCCGCCGAGCTGGCCGCCGACGGCTTCGGCGAGGTGCCGGTGCTGGTCGGCTACCTCGACGCCGACGGACCGGCCGCGATCAGCTCGCAGGCCGACCCCGGGCGGGGGCCACGCAACGCCCTGGCGGTGCTGCACGGCGGCGCCGTGGTGGCCACCTACTTCAAGCACCACCTGCCCAACTACGGGGTCTTCGACGAGGACCGCTACTTCGTGCCGGGCACCGCGCTGACCGTCGTGCGGATCGGCGGGATCGACGTGGCGCTGACCATCTGTGAGGACCTGTGGCAGGCCGGCGGCCCGTTCACCGCCGCCCGCCGGGCCGGCGTCGGCCTGGTCGTCACGGTCAACGGGTCACCGTACGAGCTGGACAAGGACGACGCACGGCTGCCGCTGGTCCGCCGCCGGGCCGCCGAGGCGGGCGCCACCGTGGCGTACGTCAATCTGGTCGGCGGCCAGGACGAGCTGGTCTTCGACGGCGACTCGATGATCGTCGCCGCCGACGGCACGCTGCTGGCCCGTGCGCCGCAGTTCGTCGAGCACCTGCTGCTGCACGACCTGGAGCTGCCCGCCGCCGACGCGCCGGTCCAGGACGTCACGGCCGGCCCGGAGGCCACCGCCGGCACCGACGTGGAGGACGAGATGGGCATCGACCGGGTGGTGGTGAGCGATTCGCCGTCGTCCGCCCCGGCCGGTGCGCCGGCCGCTGGCGGGCTCGCCGAGCCGCCGAGCACCGAGGCGGAGATCTGGTCCGCGCTGGTGCTGGGGCTGCGCGACTACGTACGCAAGAACGGCTTCTCCTCGGTGGTGTTGGGCTTGTCCGGTGGCATCGACTCGGCGGTCGTCGCGGCGATCGCGGTCGACGCGCTCGGCGCCGACCAGGTCGTCGGGGTCTCCCTGCCCAGCCAGTTCTCCTCCGAGCATTCCCGGTCCGACGCGGCCGAGTTGGCCAAGCGGACCGGGTTGGACTACCGGGTGGAACCGATCCAGCCGATGGTCGACCCGTTCCTGGCCAACATCTCGCTTTCCGGGTTGGCGGTGGAGAATCTGCAGGCCCGGGTGCGGGGGGTGATCCTGATGGCCTTGTCCAACCAGGAGGGTCATCTGGTGCTGACCACCGGCAACAAGAGCGAACTCGCGGTCGGTTACTCCACCCTGTACGGCGACTCGGTCGGCGGTTTCAACCCGATCAAGGACGTGTGGAAGTCGTTGGTCTGGCGACTCGCCGAGTGGCGCAACTCCGACGCGGCCCGGCGCGGCGAGGAGCCGCCGATCCCGGAGAACTCGATCGCCAAACCGCCGAGCGCGGAGCTGCGGCCGGGACAGCTGGACACCGACTCGCTGCCCGACTACGCGATCCTCGACGGGGTGCTCACCGGATACATCGACGGCGACGCCGGCCGCGACGAGCTGATCGCCGCCGGGCACGACCCCGAACTCGTCGACCGGGTGCTGCGGATGGTCGACCTGGCCGAGTACAAGCGGCGCCAGTCCGCGCCCGGCACAAAGATCTCGATCAAGGCGTTCGGTCGGGACCGGCGGCTGCCGATCACCAACCGGTGGCGCGAGCCCGGCGACCGGTGA